From one Rhizobium sp. CIAT894 genomic stretch:
- a CDS encoding nucleotidyltransferase family protein, with protein sequence MTIRQAMVLAAGLGTRMRPITDTIPKPLVKIDGKPMIDYALDSLVAAGVERAVVNVHHHAGQMLDHLEAYRGLDIVISDEREALMNSGGGLAKGLTLLDRENVFVMNADLFWIGEQPGRPTNLQRLAGFFDPERMDMALLCVGIEDTTGHNGKNDFSLSADGRLTRYRDDPSNPVVYAGAIAMNPSLFDDAPQDAFNLNIYFDRAIARKRLFGMMLDGHWLTVGTPEAIGEAEETIRRLRTFA encoded by the coding sequence ATGACGATCAGACAAGCCATGGTACTGGCCGCGGGTCTTGGAACCCGCATGCGCCCGATCACCGACACGATCCCGAAGCCGCTGGTGAAAATCGACGGCAAGCCGATGATCGACTACGCGCTGGATTCGCTGGTTGCCGCCGGCGTCGAACGAGCCGTCGTCAATGTTCACCACCATGCCGGCCAGATGCTGGACCATCTCGAGGCCTATCGCGGCCTCGACATCGTCATATCGGATGAGCGGGAGGCGCTGATGAATTCCGGCGGCGGCCTGGCCAAGGGTCTGACGCTGCTTGATCGCGAGAACGTTTTCGTCATGAATGCCGATCTCTTCTGGATCGGCGAACAGCCCGGGCGACCGACGAACCTGCAACGCTTAGCCGGATTCTTCGATCCCGAACGCATGGACATGGCGCTACTTTGCGTTGGGATCGAGGATACCACCGGCCACAACGGTAAAAACGACTTCAGCCTCTCGGCCGATGGAAGGCTGACGCGGTATCGCGACGACCCTTCCAATCCCGTCGTCTATGCCGGTGCGATCGCCATGAACCCGTCGCTGTTCGACGACGCGCCGCAGGATGCCTTCAACCTCAACATCTATTTCGACAGGGCGATCGCCCGCAAACGGCTGTTCGGCATGATGCTCGACGGGCACTGGCTGACGGTGGGAACGCCGGAGGCGATCGGCGAGGCGGAGGAAACGATCCGACGGCTGCGGACGTTCGCGTGA
- the addB gene encoding double-strand break repair protein AddB encodes MAERHQPRILTIPAGSSFLKTLATTLCDGRLTPLFRHEADDPLSLSRVTIYLPTRRAVRVLRSEFVDLLGGRSAILPVIRPLGETDDDSGYFDEALPATIDLAQPLSNTARLLELARLILAWRNKLPDIVRHIHSDSPLVAPASPADAIWLARNLAELIDSIETEDLDWSELTKLDTGDYAAWWQLTAEFLQIASAFWPERLSELGKSSPARHRNAILRAEASRLSATKPAGPIIIAGSTGSVPATADLIAAVANMPEGVIVLPGLDLSMPEKDWQMVAPEPAPGQHANPASRSHPQYGLSSLLKRLKLTRADVTLLDRPEADLERRAEVLSRALTPSEATSDWGAWKSELPGQALSSAFADVSLIEAANEREEATAIAIALRLALEKPGQDGESRAALITPDRNLARRVMAELSRFGILADDSAGTPLAATPQGTLLQLLLEAALRPGDPVAIVSLLKHPLARFGLDRAALISATEALELLALRGGVAEVDISTLEPLLTHQLAEQTLDRHAPQWRKALAPDAAEAAYDLARRVTRATEPLASALLRHRPEDRGRTVSFTLSEWAERTGRSLEAVAADSRGNLADLWSGEAGDALAALLGEVIDTDGQIEADGPQWIDIMAALAAGHAVKPRALSHPRLFIFGTLEARLQSVDTLILGGLNEGTWPGQTANNPFIPRMMKTEIGLEPPERRIGQLAHDFEMANGTRHLIYSRSLRQGSTPTVASRWLQRLLALAGEAFESELKGRGNRFLRWAALIDRDEAQAPAQRPSPKPPVALQPTSYSFSEVGRLRRDPYAIYARRILRLDPVDAFNRDPGAAERGTLYHKIIDRFIREAHVAGTPDAAAAMERILSELFDMEHLPPHIDAVWRPRFRAVARAFLEWEAERRPGIRKTLTEVRGGVELEAINIRLTGVADRIDVTGPNAADIIDYKTGYNPSPAQARVLLDPQLALEAAALSAGAFRDAGSLVPQDLLYVRLRPGRRFQVDTVNNESAARSDKTKSAMDLAEESLDQLVKFVGLLQSGEKGFTSRLIPAQQFDFGGDYDHLARVSEWSTAETEEGGGDE; translated from the coding sequence ATGGCGGAGCGGCACCAGCCACGCATTCTGACGATTCCGGCGGGCAGCTCCTTCCTGAAAACGCTGGCGACGACGCTTTGCGACGGCCGATTGACGCCGCTCTTCCGGCATGAGGCCGATGATCCGCTGTCGCTTTCGAGGGTAACGATCTATCTGCCGACCCGGCGCGCCGTGCGTGTGCTGCGTTCGGAATTCGTCGACCTGCTCGGCGGCCGCTCGGCAATCCTGCCGGTCATTCGTCCTCTCGGAGAAACCGATGACGACAGCGGCTATTTCGACGAGGCGCTGCCGGCAACGATCGATCTCGCGCAGCCGCTGTCGAACACCGCCCGACTGCTGGAGCTTGCGCGCCTCATCCTTGCCTGGCGAAACAAGCTGCCGGACATCGTCCGCCATATTCATTCGGACTCGCCGCTCGTCGCGCCGGCGAGCCCGGCCGATGCGATCTGGCTCGCCCGTAACCTTGCGGAACTGATCGATTCCATCGAAACCGAGGATCTCGACTGGTCGGAACTGACAAAACTCGACACCGGCGATTATGCCGCCTGGTGGCAGCTGACGGCGGAATTCCTGCAGATCGCCAGCGCCTTCTGGCCGGAACGGCTTTCCGAACTCGGCAAATCCTCACCGGCGCGGCACAGAAACGCCATTCTCCGAGCCGAAGCATCCAGGCTTTCGGCGACGAAGCCCGCCGGGCCGATCATCATTGCCGGTTCCACAGGTTCGGTTCCCGCCACCGCCGATCTCATCGCCGCCGTCGCCAATATGCCTGAAGGGGTGATCGTGCTGCCCGGCCTCGATCTCTCCATGCCCGAGAAAGACTGGCAGATGGTCGCGCCGGAACCGGCACCCGGCCAGCATGCCAATCCCGCAAGCCGAAGCCATCCGCAATATGGCCTGTCGTCTCTGCTCAAGCGTCTGAAGCTGACGCGTGCCGACGTGACGCTGCTCGACCGGCCGGAGGCCGATCTTGAGCGGCGCGCCGAAGTCCTGTCTCGGGCGCTCACGCCATCGGAGGCGACCAGCGATTGGGGGGCATGGAAGAGCGAGCTGCCTGGGCAGGCTCTGTCTTCAGCCTTCGCCGATGTTTCGCTGATCGAAGCCGCCAACGAGCGCGAGGAAGCGACCGCGATTGCCATCGCGCTCCGGCTTGCACTGGAGAAGCCGGGACAGGACGGCGAGAGCCGGGCGGCTCTGATCACGCCGGACCGCAATCTCGCCCGGCGGGTGATGGCCGAGCTTTCCCGCTTCGGCATCCTCGCCGACGATTCGGCGGGCACACCGCTTGCGGCGACGCCGCAGGGTACGCTGCTGCAATTGCTGCTGGAAGCAGCGCTGCGGCCGGGCGATCCGGTGGCGATCGTCTCGCTGCTCAAACATCCGCTGGCCCGCTTCGGCCTGGACCGCGCCGCATTGATTTCCGCCACCGAGGCGCTCGAACTGCTGGCACTGCGCGGCGGTGTCGCTGAGGTGGATATCAGCACGCTCGAGCCGCTGCTCACCCATCAGCTTGCCGAACAGACGCTCGACAGGCACGCACCGCAATGGCGAAAGGCGCTGGCACCCGACGCCGCCGAAGCCGCCTACGACCTGGCACGCCGGGTCACCCGGGCGACCGAGCCTCTGGCTTCGGCCTTGTTGCGGCACCGGCCGGAAGACCGCGGAAGGACTGTCAGTTTCACCTTGTCCGAATGGGCAGAGCGCACCGGCCGTTCGCTCGAAGCGGTGGCGGCCGATTCCCGAGGCAATCTCGCCGATCTCTGGTCAGGTGAAGCCGGCGATGCGCTCGCCGCCCTGCTCGGCGAAGTGATCGATACGGACGGCCAGATAGAGGCCGACGGGCCGCAATGGATCGACATCATGGCAGCCCTTGCCGCCGGCCACGCGGTGAAGCCGCGGGCGCTCAGCCATCCCCGCCTTTTCATCTTCGGCACGCTGGAAGCCCGCCTGCAGAGCGTCGACACCCTCATCCTCGGCGGCCTGAACGAGGGTACCTGGCCAGGGCAGACCGCCAACAATCCCTTCATTCCGCGCATGATGAAGACGGAAATCGGCCTCGAGCCGCCGGAGCGGCGCATCGGCCAGCTGGCGCATGACTTCGAGATGGCAAACGGCACGCGCCATCTGATCTATTCCAGATCGCTGCGCCAGGGCTCGACGCCGACGGTCGCTTCGCGCTGGCTGCAGCGACTGCTGGCGCTTGCCGGAGAGGCGTTCGAATCGGAATTGAAGGGACGCGGCAACCGGTTCCTTCGATGGGCGGCCCTGATCGATCGCGACGAGGCCCAGGCTCCGGCGCAGCGACCCTCGCCGAAACCGCCGGTGGCACTGCAGCCGACATCCTACTCCTTCAGCGAAGTCGGCCGGCTGCGCCGCGATCCCTACGCCATCTACGCCCGCCGCATCCTGCGCCTCGATCCTGTCGATGCGTTCAACCGCGATCCGGGAGCGGCCGAGCGCGGAACGCTCTATCACAAGATCATCGACCGGTTCATCCGCGAGGCGCATGTCGCCGGCACGCCGGATGCGGCCGCAGCGATGGAACGTATCCTTTCCGAGCTTTTCGACATGGAGCATCTGCCGCCGCATATCGATGCGGTGTGGCGGCCGCGCTTTCGCGCGGTGGCCCGCGCCTTCCTCGAATGGGAAGCCGAACGTCGACCCGGCATCCGCAAGACGCTGACGGAGGTGCGGGGCGGCGTCGAACTGGAAGCAATCAATATCCGGCTCACTGGCGTCGCGGACCGGATCGACGTCACCGGACCGAACGCTGCCGATATCATCGATTACAAGACCGGCTACAACCCCTCGCCGGCGCAGGCACGCGTGCTTCTCGATCCGCAGCTTGCGCTCGAAGCGGCGGCCTTGAGCGCCGGCGCCTTCCGCGATGCCGGCAGCCTCGTGCCGCAGGACCTGCTCTATGTGCGCCTGCGGCCGGGACGCCGTTTTCAGGTCGACACCGTCAACAATGAGAGCGCGGCGCGCAGCGACAAAACGAAATCGGCAATGGATCTCGCCGAGGAATCGCTCGATCAGTTGGTCAAGTTCGTGGGCCTGCTGCAATCCGGCGAGAAAGGCTTCACCTCGCGGCTCATTCCAGCGCAGCAATTCGATTTCGGCGGCGACTACGATCATCTCGCCCGCGTCTCCGAATGGTCGACGGCCGAAACCGAGGAGGGTGGCGGCGATGAGTGA
- the addA gene encoding double-strand break repair helicase AddA — protein MSDVTPLPSDDDPRAWIGWTTIQQAIASDPERSAWVSANAGSGKTHVLTQRVIRLLLAGARPSAILCLTYTKAAASEMSNRVFERLADWVVLDDEDLSRRITQIEGTAPDAIKLAEARRLFAKALETPGGLKIQTIHAFCEALLHQFPLEANVAGHFSVLDDRAAAALLSDARRALLTATAPEADSALAEAFAYVLDLGDESGLENLLGDIVANRNAIRRFTAMAEQQGGVDKVLRQRLGLAAGDTESRIAAQYWPLPQLSGGMLELYLSLADHKGGAKAQEVAYGLRLAGRERDEARRAQFLEKIFLTAKGEPKADSQFFVKAMLAEAPQLADAIAAARTHVAASRDRLKLMRMYGATHAALVLADRLNRDYEELKKQRSQLDFEDLITRTADLLTKSGVGPWVHYKLDRGIDHILVDEAQDTSPIQWSVIQSLAQDFFSGESARPIVRTLFAVGDEKQSIYSFQGARPERFSEESDRTRRRVSDSGQNFSSVRLPLSFRSTADVLEAVDEIFTSPDNARGLSALGEPVVHRSSRIGHPGAVDLWEMVAPEAVVKEEDWTAPFDATPESAPAAILARRIAHSIGALVGRETIVDKGKERLIEAGDILVLVRKRDAFVNALTRALKRRGDIPVAGADRLVLTSHIAVQDLLALGRFLLLPEDDLSLAAVLKSPLFDLSEDDIFAVAGLRGDNESVWSHLQRFAADGTERFRAAVETLELFLRQSRSLSVHDFYARVLGSHGGRRQFLARLGTEVSDILDEFLTFTLDHESSGLPGLQSFISTLELEAPVVKREQDKGRNEVRIMTVHASKGLEAPIVFLVDGGSKAFTHTHLPKLRLIETDADEPPMPVWVPVSDLANSLTQNDATRIQMLAEEEYRRLLYVAMTRAADRLVVCGYRGVRVHNDTWHMMISAALHDDHPHVETTTFSGPDGEWPGIKWRVPRVERSFERADRTRERDSEETLPDGLLRPLPPQAELPRPLSPSGAGTIIDEDDGGLLIASPLFGEKERSDRSLEKGRLIHRMLQALPDIPPGERRDAASRYAERAARFWPDAERRKLVDSVLKLLDERGLQAVLGTQAQPEVSIMGTLTLEGRRYAVSGRIDRLAVLADRVVILDYKTNRVPPATEEAIPFAHRAQLAIYREILAPLYPGKPIDCMLVYTENASLYTLSETVLGLALAAVKTK, from the coding sequence ATGAGTGATGTAACGCCTCTTCCGAGCGACGACGATCCGCGCGCCTGGATCGGCTGGACGACGATTCAGCAGGCGATTGCCTCCGATCCCGAGCGCTCGGCGTGGGTCTCGGCCAATGCCGGTTCCGGCAAGACGCATGTCCTGACCCAGCGCGTCATCCGTCTCCTGCTTGCCGGGGCGCGGCCTTCCGCCATTTTGTGCCTCACCTACACCAAGGCTGCTGCCTCGGAAATGTCGAACCGCGTCTTCGAGCGGCTGGCGGACTGGGTCGTGCTCGACGATGAAGATCTGAGCCGGCGGATCACCCAGATCGAGGGGACGGCGCCTGATGCAATAAAACTTGCCGAGGCCCGCCGGCTGTTTGCCAAGGCGCTGGAAACACCCGGCGGGTTGAAGATCCAGACAATCCACGCCTTTTGCGAAGCGCTGCTGCATCAGTTCCCGCTGGAGGCCAATGTTGCCGGGCATTTCTCGGTTCTCGACGATCGCGCGGCAGCCGCACTGCTTTCCGATGCGCGCCGGGCGCTGCTGACGGCAACCGCGCCCGAGGCAGACAGCGCTCTGGCCGAGGCCTTTGCCTATGTGCTCGATCTCGGCGACGAATCCGGACTGGAGAATCTGCTCGGCGACATCGTCGCCAATCGCAACGCGATTCGCCGTTTCACCGCAATGGCCGAACAGCAAGGTGGCGTCGATAAGGTGCTGCGCCAACGGCTCGGCCTTGCCGCCGGCGACACGGAAAGCCGGATCGCGGCGCAATATTGGCCTTTGCCGCAGCTTTCAGGCGGCATGCTGGAGCTTTATCTGTCGTTGGCCGACCACAAGGGCGGCGCGAAGGCGCAGGAGGTTGCCTACGGCCTCAGGCTTGCCGGGCGGGAGCGCGATGAGGCAAGGCGCGCTCAGTTTCTCGAGAAAATCTTTCTGACGGCGAAGGGCGAGCCCAAGGCCGACTCGCAATTCTTCGTCAAGGCCATGCTTGCCGAAGCACCGCAGCTGGCGGACGCCATCGCCGCTGCCCGCACCCATGTCGCGGCAAGCCGCGACCGGCTGAAACTGATGCGGATGTATGGCGCGACCCATGCCGCACTCGTGCTCGCCGATCGGCTCAACCGTGACTATGAGGAACTCAAGAAGCAGCGCAGCCAGCTCGATTTCGAGGATCTGATCACCCGTACCGCCGACCTGCTGACGAAAAGCGGCGTCGGCCCCTGGGTCCACTACAAGCTCGATCGCGGCATCGATCATATCCTCGTCGACGAGGCGCAGGATACCAGCCCGATCCAGTGGAGCGTCATCCAGTCGCTCGCCCAGGATTTCTTCTCCGGCGAAAGCGCCCGGCCGATCGTGCGCACGCTCTTTGCCGTCGGCGACGAAAAGCAGTCGATCTATTCCTTTCAAGGAGCGCGGCCCGAGCGTTTTTCCGAGGAAAGCGACCGGACGCGGCGGCGCGTGTCCGACAGTGGCCAGAATTTTTCCTCCGTCCGGCTGCCGCTCTCCTTTCGCTCGACCGCCGACGTGCTCGAGGCCGTCGACGAGATCTTCACATCACCCGACAATGCGCGCGGCCTCAGCGCGCTCGGCGAACCGGTGGTGCATCGTTCCAGCCGCATCGGACATCCCGGCGCCGTCGATCTCTGGGAAATGGTCGCGCCGGAAGCGGTGGTGAAGGAGGAGGACTGGACGGCGCCCTTCGACGCGACGCCGGAAAGCGCACCGGCGGCAATCCTGGCGCGACGGATCGCCCATTCGATCGGCGCGCTCGTCGGGCGCGAGACGATCGTCGACAAAGGCAAGGAGCGCCTGATCGAAGCCGGCGACATCCTGGTGCTGGTGCGCAAGCGCGACGCTTTCGTCAATGCGTTGACGCGCGCGTTGAAGCGGCGCGGCGACATTCCGGTCGCCGGCGCCGACAGGCTGGTGCTGACAAGCCATATCGCCGTGCAGGATCTGCTGGCGCTCGGCCGTTTCCTGCTTCTGCCGGAAGACGACCTTTCGCTCGCCGCGGTGCTGAAGAGCCCGCTTTTCGATCTCTCCGAGGACGACATCTTTGCGGTTGCCGGCCTGCGCGGCGACAATGAGAGCGTCTGGAGCCATCTCCAACGCTTCGCCGCCGACGGCACCGAGCGTTTCCGCGCTGCCGTGGAGACGCTGGAGCTGTTCCTTCGGCAATCCCGGAGCCTGTCGGTTCATGATTTCTATGCGCGCGTGCTCGGCAGCCATGGCGGGCGGCGGCAATTCCTTGCCCGGCTCGGCACCGAGGTCAGCGATATTCTCGACGAATTCCTGACTTTCACCCTCGACCACGAGAGTTCCGGCCTTCCCGGGCTGCAATCCTTCATCTCGACGCTGGAACTCGAAGCGCCGGTGGTGAAGCGCGAGCAGGACAAGGGACGCAACGAGGTGCGGATCATGACGGTGCATGCCTCCAAGGGCCTGGAGGCACCGATCGTTTTCCTGGTCGACGGCGGTTCGAAGGCCTTCACCCATACCCATCTGCCGAAGCTGCGCCTGATCGAGACCGACGCCGACGAGCCGCCGATGCCCGTCTGGGTTCCGGTCTCCGATCTCGCCAATTCGCTGACGCAGAACGATGCCACGCGGATCCAGATGCTGGCCGAGGAAGAATACCGCCGGTTGCTCTATGTCGCCATGACGCGGGCCGCCGACCGGCTTGTTGTCTGCGGCTATCGCGGCGTGCGGGTGCACAACGACACCTGGCACATGATGATTTCGGCGGCACTGCACGACGACCATCCGCATGTCGAGACGACCACGTTCTCCGGTCCCGACGGCGAATGGCCGGGTATCAAATGGCGGGTGCCACGGGTGGAGCGAAGCTTCGAGCGGGCCGACCGCACCCGAGAGCGCGACAGCGAAGAGACGCTGCCGGACGGTCTGTTGCGGCCATTGCCGCCGCAGGCTGAGCTGCCGCGCCCGCTCAGCCCTTCCGGCGCCGGGACGATCATCGACGAGGACGACGGCGGCCTGCTCATCGCATCTCCGCTGTTCGGCGAGAAAGAGCGCAGCGATCGTTCGCTGGAGAAGGGCAGGCTGATCCATCGCATGTTGCAGGCGCTTCCCGACATTCCACCGGGCGAACGACGCGACGCGGCGAGCCGCTATGCCGAGCGGGCGGCACGGTTCTGGCCAGACGCCGAGCGGCGCAAACTTGTCGATTCGGTTCTGAAACTATTGGACGAGCGAGGCCTGCAGGCCGTCCTCGGGACGCAGGCCCAGCCTGAAGTCTCGATCATGGGAACATTGACGCTCGAAGGCCGGCGTTATGCCGTCTCGGGCCGTATCGACCGGCTAGCCGTCCTTGCCGACCGCGTCGTCATTCTCGACTACAAGACCAATCGGGTGCCGCCGGCGACGGAAGAGGCGATCCCCTTCGCGCACCGGGCGCAGCTGGCAATCTATCGCGAGATCCTGGCGCCGCTCTATCCCGGCAAGCCTATCGATTGCATGCTTGTCTATACCGAGAATGCCTCGCTCTACACGCTGAGCGAAACGGTGCTCGGTTTGGCGCTTGCAGCGGTCAAGACAAAGTGA
- the tsaE gene encoding tRNA (adenosine(37)-N6)-threonylcarbamoyltransferase complex ATPase subunit type 1 TsaE yields MTTGDTISVFLKDEAATIRFGDDLALALKAGDCLALSGDLGAGKSSLARAILRAMADDEGLEVPSPTFTLVQSYDLRIPISHFDLYRLGDPAELTELGFDEALENGICLVEWPEMAEGELPAERIALGLEHEGSGRRATIKASDPQASRLRRVLAIRTFLDEAGYPAVKRRFLTGDASLRAYEAIYPDAAPRKILMDWRPHPEGPPVHDGKSYPKVAHLAQNAYPFVAIADALRERGFAAPEIYKVDYEQGILLIEDLGTEGVLDDDGRPIADRYRQSVACLAHLHSMQIPQDIPVSTTHTHHIPDFDRTAMKMEVQLVLDWHIAWKRGTGATDTERAEYLAIWDHLIDELQSAETNLLLRDFHSPNIIWREQESGIGKIGLIDFQDAMIGPTAYDLASIVQDARVTIEPELFRQLMDDYLSLRRAQGGFDEAGFMKAWAIMSAQRNCKLAGLWVRLLQRDGKPGYLKHMPRTLAYLQVALEHEALAPLRDWCARAGIGRSES; encoded by the coding sequence ATGACGACCGGCGATACGATCTCGGTTTTTCTGAAGGACGAAGCGGCAACCATCCGCTTCGGCGACGATCTGGCGCTCGCCCTGAAAGCCGGCGATTGCCTGGCTCTTTCCGGCGATCTCGGCGCGGGCAAATCTTCGCTCGCCCGTGCGATCCTGCGCGCCATGGCCGATGACGAGGGGCTCGAAGTCCCGAGCCCGACCTTCACGCTGGTGCAATCCTACGATCTGCGCATTCCCATTTCGCATTTCGATCTCTACCGGCTCGGCGATCCGGCCGAACTGACGGAACTCGGCTTCGACGAGGCCCTGGAGAACGGCATCTGCCTGGTCGAATGGCCCGAGATGGCAGAGGGCGAACTGCCCGCCGAACGTATCGCACTGGGCTTGGAACATGAGGGCAGCGGCCGCCGGGCAACGATCAAGGCCTCGGACCCGCAGGCCTCGCGCCTCCGCAGGGTCCTGGCGATCCGAACCTTCCTCGATGAAGCCGGCTATCCCGCTGTCAAACGCCGCTTCCTGACCGGCGATGCTTCGCTGCGCGCCTATGAGGCGATCTATCCGGACGCTGCCCCGCGAAAAATACTGATGGATTGGCGCCCGCATCCCGAGGGTCCGCCGGTCCATGACGGCAAATCCTATCCCAAGGTCGCGCATCTCGCACAGAACGCCTATCCCTTCGTCGCCATTGCCGATGCCTTGCGTGAACGCGGTTTTGCGGCGCCGGAGATTTATAAGGTCGATTATGAGCAAGGCATCCTGCTGATCGAAGATCTCGGCACCGAAGGCGTGCTCGATGACGACGGGCGGCCGATCGCCGATCGTTACCGGCAAAGCGTCGCCTGCCTTGCCCATCTTCATTCCATGCAGATTCCACAGGATATCCCGGTTTCGACGACACATACGCATCACATTCCGGACTTCGACCGCACAGCGATGAAGATGGAAGTGCAGCTCGTGCTCGACTGGCATATCGCCTGGAAGCGCGGCACGGGCGCCACGGATACCGAACGCGCGGAATATCTTGCGATCTGGGACCATCTGATCGACGAGCTGCAATCGGCTGAAACGAACCTGCTGCTGCGCGACTTCCATTCGCCCAACATCATCTGGCGCGAACAGGAAAGCGGTATCGGCAAGATCGGCCTCATCGACTTCCAGGACGCCATGATCGGCCCGACCGCCTATGATCTTGCCTCGATCGTTCAGGATGCGCGCGTGACGATCGAACCGGAACTGTTCCGGCAGCTGATGGATGATTATCTCAGCCTTCGCCGCGCGCAAGGCGGATTCGACGAAGCCGGATTCATGAAGGCCTGGGCGATCATGTCGGCGCAGCGCAACTGCAAGCTTGCCGGTCTCTGGGTGCGGCTGCTGCAGCGCGACGGCAAGCCCGGCTATCTCAAGCATATGCCGCGAACGCTCGCCTATCTTCAGGTCGCGCTCGAGCACGAAGCGCTTGCCCCCTTGCGCGATTGGTGCGCAAGGGCTGGAATAGGCCGAAGCGAATCATAA